In one Methanobacteriaceae archaeon genomic region, the following are encoded:
- a CDS encoding homocitrate synthase family protein, whose product MKYFVSPFNKEVKLEFPKKITVYDTTLRDGEQTPGVCLGTQEKLEIARKLDELNIHQIETGFPVVSEQEKSSVKRVVQEGLDAEIIVLSRTKKEDIDVALDCDVDGIITFMGTSDLHLEHKLKLSREEALNVCMKSIEYAKDHDLFVAFSAEDATRTDLDFLKRIYKKAEEYGVDRIHIADTVGAITPQGMDFLVRELRSVLKTDIAMHCHNDFGMALSNSISGLLAGGNAISTTVNGIGERAGNTSLEELVMSLLIMYGVDLGFNIKVFQELSNLVEKHTKVAVPKNKPIVGKNVFRHESGIHVDAVIEEPLTYEPFLPELVGQTRKIVLGKHSGCRAVKAKLEECGIEVTRDELCKIVEEVKKSREEGRYINDELFNHIVKSTRGPVDI is encoded by the coding sequence TTGAAGTATTTTGTAAGTCCTTTTAATAAGGAAGTAAAGCTGGAATTTCCAAAAAAGATCACAGTATATGATACTACTCTTAGAGATGGTGAACAAACCCCAGGCGTATGTTTAGGTACTCAGGAAAAACTTGAAATTGCAAGAAAGCTCGATGAATTAAATATACATCAAATAGAAACTGGATTTCCAGTTGTTTCTGAGCAAGAAAAATCTTCTGTTAAACGAGTTGTTCAAGAGGGCCTTGATGCAGAAATTATAGTATTATCTCGTACTAAAAAAGAGGATATTGATGTGGCATTGGATTGTGATGTTGATGGAATAATAACTTTTATGGGAACATCAGATCTCCATTTAGAACATAAATTAAAATTAAGTCGAGAAGAAGCTTTAAATGTATGTATGAAGTCCATTGAATATGCCAAAGACCATGATTTATTTGTAGCTTTTTCTGCTGAAGATGCTACCCGTACCGATCTTGATTTTCTAAAAAGAATTTACAAAAAAGCAGAAGAATATGGTGTTGATCGAATACACATAGCCGATACTGTGGGAGCTATAACTCCTCAAGGAATGGATTTCTTGGTTAGAGAACTTAGATCTGTTTTAAAAACAGATATTGCTATGCACTGCCATAATGACTTTGGTATGGCCTTATCAAATTCTATTTCTGGATTATTGGCTGGAGGTAATGCCATATCCACTACTGTGAATGGAATTGGTGAGCGGGCAGGAAACACTTCTCTAGAAGAATTAGTAATGTCTTTGCTAATTATGTATGGGGTAGACTTAGGATTCAATATAAAAGTTTTCCAAGAATTATCCAATTTAGTTGAAAAGCACACCAAGGTGGCTGTACCTAAAAACAAACCTATTGTGGGTAAGAATGTATTTAGGCATGAATCTGGAATTCACGTGGATGCAGTTATCGAAGAACCTTTAACTTACGAGCCTTTTTTGCCAGAATTAGTTGGTCAAACCCGTAAAATCGTTTTGGGAAAACACTCTGGATGTCGTGCAGTCAAAGCAAAACTCGAAGAGTGCGGCATAGAAGTTACTAGGGATGAGCTGTGTAAAATAGTTGAAGAAGTAAAAAAAAGTCGAGAAGAAGGTAGATACATTAATGATGAGCTCTTTAACCACATTGTGAAATCTACAAGAGGCCCAGTGGATATTTGA
- the cyaB gene encoding class IV adenylate cyclase yields the protein MIEVEVKARVNEFDSIKKSLLELNAKKIRTERQEDTYFNAPHRDFSVTDEALRIRKIPNGDKLDVFITYKGAKIDKSSKTRQEFEVSVGDATKTKNIFESLGFKLVANVVKDREIYHFNDFIITLDTVKKAGIFVEIEKDLEDGEDFEESLQDIFILYEKLGITEGFERKSYLELTGI from the coding sequence TTGATTGAAGTTGAGGTAAAAGCACGAGTGAATGAATTTGATTCTATAAAAAAATCCCTTTTGGAATTGAATGCAAAAAAAATTAGGACAGAACGTCAAGAAGATACTTATTTTAATGCACCTCACAGGGATTTTTCAGTCACTGATGAAGCATTGAGAATAAGAAAAATACCTAATGGGGATAAACTGGATGTTTTTATAACATATAAAGGTGCTAAAATTGATAAATCTAGTAAAACCCGTCAAGAATTTGAAGTTTCTGTGGGTGATGCGACCAAAACTAAAAATATTTTTGAAAGTTTAGGGTTTAAATTAGTGGCTAATGTTGTGAAAGATCGTGAAATATACCATTTTAATGATTTTATAATTACTCTGGACACAGTAAAAAAAGCAGGAATTTTTGTTGAAATAGAGAAAGACCTGGAAGATGGTGAAGATTTCGAAGAATCATTACAAGATATTTTTATATTATATGAAAAACTGGGAATAACTGAAGGGTTTGAAAGAAAATCATACTTGGAATTGACTGGTATTTGA